A single genomic interval of Vulpes vulpes isolate BD-2025 chromosome 3, VulVul3, whole genome shotgun sequence harbors:
- the KCNC4 gene encoding voltage-gated potassium channel KCNC4 isoform X1 — protein sequence MISSVCVSSYRGRKSGNKPPSKTCLKEEMAKGEASEKIIINVGGTRHETYRSTLRTLPGTRLAWLADPHPDPHPHPHPHPHPDGDGDGGARPGPDGGGGGGREFFFDRHPGVFAYVLNYYRTGKLHCPADVCGPLFEEELTFWGIDETDVEPCCWMTYRQHRDAEEALDIFESPDGGGGAAGPGEEAGEDERELALQRRGPHDGGAGAGPGGCRGWQPRMWALFEDPYSSRAARVVAFASLFFILVSITTFCLETHEAFNIDRNVTEIHRVGNTTSVHFRREVETEPILTYIEGVCVLWFTLEFLVRIVCCPDTLDFVKNLLNIIDFVAILPFYLEVGLSGLSSKAARDVLGFLRVVRFVRILRIFKLTRHFVGLRVLGHTLRASTNEFLLLIIFLALGVLIFATMIYYAERIGARPSDPRGNDHTDFKNIPIGFWWAVVTMTTLGYGDMYPKTWSGMLVGALCALAGVLTIAMPVPVIVNNFGMYYSLAMAKQKLPKKRKKHVPRPPQLESPIYCKSEDTSPRDSTYSDASPPAPEEGMVERKRADSKQNGDANAVLSDEEGAGLTQPLASAPTPEERRALRRSGLRDKNKKAAACFLLSAGDYTCADGSVRKGCAKSRSLNNIAGAAGTSLGLSPLASRYSSPYPPRKLLLSNHFHPLTSPPPGHSAP from the exons ATGATCAGCTCGGTGTGCGTCTCCTCCTACCGCGGGCGCAAGTCGGGGAACAAGCCTCCGTCCAAAACATGTCTGAAGGAGGAGATGGCCAAGGGCGAGGCGTCGGAGAAGATCATCATCAACGTGGGCGGCACGCGACATGAGACCTACCGCAGCACCCTGCGCACCCTCCCGGGCACCCGCCTCGCCTGGCTGGCCGATCCCCatcccgacccccacccccacccccacccccacccccatcccgaCGGCGACGGCGACGGCGGGGCGCGGCCCGGGCccgatggcggcggcggcgggggccgcgAGTTCTTCTTCGACCGGCACCCGGGCGTGTTCGCCTACGTGCTCAACTACTACCGCACCGGCAAGCTGCACTGCCCGGCCGACGTGTGCGGGCCGCTCTTCGAGGAGGAGCTCACCTTCTGGGGCATCGACGAGACGGACGTGGAGCCCTGCTGCTGGATGACCTACCGGCAGCACCGCGACGCCGAGGAGGCGCTCGACATCTTCGAGAGCCCGgacgggggcggcggggcggcggggcccggcgAGGAGGCGGGCGAGGACGAGCGCGAGCTGGCCCTGCAGCGCCGGGGGCCGCACGACGGGGGCGCCGGCGCCGGGCCCGGGGGCTGCCGCGGCTGGCAGCCCCGCATGTGGGCGCTCTTCGAGGACCCCTACTCCTCCCGGGCGGCCAGG GTGGTGGCCTTCGCCTCTCTCTTCTTCATCCTGGTCTCCATCACCACCTTCTGCCTGGAGACCCATGAGGCCTTCAACATTGACCGCAACGTGACAGAGATCCACCGGGTGGGGAACACCACCAGCGTGCACTTCCGGCGGGAGGTGGAGACAGAGCCCATCCTGACCTACATCGAGGGGGTGTGTGTGCTGTGGTTTACGCTGGAGTTCCTGGTGCGCATCGTGTGCTGCCCCGACACGCTGGACTTTGTCAAGAACCTTCTCAACATCATTGACTTTGTGGCCATCCTGCCCTTCTACCTGGAGGTGGGACTGAGCGGCCTGTCATCCAAGGCGGCCCGAGACGTGCTGGGCTTCCTGCGCGTGGTGCGCTTCGTCCGAATCCTGCGCATCTTCAAGCTCACGCGCCACTTTGTGGGGCTGCGCGTGCTGGGCCACACCCTGCGTGCCAGCACCAACGAGTTCCTGCTGCTCATCATCTTCCTGGCCCTGGGCGTGCTCATCTTCGCCACCATGATCTACTATGCTGAGCGCATTGGCGCCAGGCCCTCTGACCCGCGGGGCAATGACCACACTGACTTCAAGAACATCCCCATCGGCTTCTGGTGGGCCGTGGTCACCATGACGACCCTAGGCTATGGGGACATGTACCCCAAGACGTGGTCAGGCATGCTGGTTGGGGCGCTGTGTGCACTGGCTGGCGTGCTCACCATCGCTATGCCCGTGCCAGTCATTGTCAACAACTTCGGCATGTACTACTCCCTGGCCATGGCCAAGCAGAAGCTgcctaagaaaagaaagaagcacgTACCACGGCCGCCCCAGCTTGAGTCACCCATTTACTGCAAGTCGGAGGACACCTCACCCCGGGACAGCACCTACAGTGACgccagcccccctgccccagaagaGGGTATGGTTGAGAGGAAACGGGCAG ACTCCAAGCAGAATGGCGATGCCAACGCGGTGCTGTCAGACGAGGAGGGAGCTGGCCTCACCCagcccctggcctctgcccccacccctgaggAGCGCCGGGCCCTGCGACGCTCTGGCCTCCGAGACAAAAACAAGAAGGCAGCGgcctgcttcctgctcagcgcCGGGGACTATACCTGTGCCGACGGTAGTGTCCGGAAAG GCTGTGCAAAGTCCCGGAGTCTAAACAACATAGCTGGAGCAGCTGGAACCAGTCTGGGGCTGTCTCCACTGGCATCGAGATACAGCTCACCCTACCCTCCACGAAAGCTCCTGCTGTCCAACCACTTCCACCCTCTCACCAGCCCTCCACCTGGACACTCGGCCCCTTAG
- the KCNC4 gene encoding voltage-gated potassium channel KCNC4 isoform X3: protein MISSVCVSSYRGRKSGNKPPSKTCLKEEMAKGEASEKIIINVGGTRHETYRSTLRTLPGTRLAWLADPHPDPHPHPHPHPHPDGDGDGGARPGPDGGGGGGREFFFDRHPGVFAYVLNYYRTGKLHCPADVCGPLFEEELTFWGIDETDVEPCCWMTYRQHRDAEEALDIFESPDGGGGAAGPGEEAGEDERELALQRRGPHDGGAGAGPGGCRGWQPRMWALFEDPYSSRAARVVAFASLFFILVSITTFCLETHEAFNIDRNVTEIHRVGNTTSVHFRREVETEPILTYIEGVCVLWFTLEFLVRIVCCPDTLDFVKNLLNIIDFVAILPFYLEVGLSGLSSKAARDVLGFLRVVRFVRILRIFKLTRHFVGLRVLGHTLRASTNEFLLLIIFLALGVLIFATMIYYAERIGARPSDPRGNDHTDFKNIPIGFWWAVVTMTTLGYGDMYPKTWSGMLVGALCALAGVLTIAMPVPVIVNNFGMYYSLAMAKQKLPKKRKKHVPRPPQLESPIYCKSEDTSPRDSTYSDASPPAPEEGMVERKRADSKQNGDANAVLSDEEGAGLTQPLASAPTPEERRALRRSGLRDKNKKAAACFLLSAGDYTCADGSVRKEGNVELKACVPVSHTCAL, encoded by the exons ATGATCAGCTCGGTGTGCGTCTCCTCCTACCGCGGGCGCAAGTCGGGGAACAAGCCTCCGTCCAAAACATGTCTGAAGGAGGAGATGGCCAAGGGCGAGGCGTCGGAGAAGATCATCATCAACGTGGGCGGCACGCGACATGAGACCTACCGCAGCACCCTGCGCACCCTCCCGGGCACCCGCCTCGCCTGGCTGGCCGATCCCCatcccgacccccacccccacccccacccccacccccatcccgaCGGCGACGGCGACGGCGGGGCGCGGCCCGGGCccgatggcggcggcggcgggggccgcgAGTTCTTCTTCGACCGGCACCCGGGCGTGTTCGCCTACGTGCTCAACTACTACCGCACCGGCAAGCTGCACTGCCCGGCCGACGTGTGCGGGCCGCTCTTCGAGGAGGAGCTCACCTTCTGGGGCATCGACGAGACGGACGTGGAGCCCTGCTGCTGGATGACCTACCGGCAGCACCGCGACGCCGAGGAGGCGCTCGACATCTTCGAGAGCCCGgacgggggcggcggggcggcggggcccggcgAGGAGGCGGGCGAGGACGAGCGCGAGCTGGCCCTGCAGCGCCGGGGGCCGCACGACGGGGGCGCCGGCGCCGGGCCCGGGGGCTGCCGCGGCTGGCAGCCCCGCATGTGGGCGCTCTTCGAGGACCCCTACTCCTCCCGGGCGGCCAGG GTGGTGGCCTTCGCCTCTCTCTTCTTCATCCTGGTCTCCATCACCACCTTCTGCCTGGAGACCCATGAGGCCTTCAACATTGACCGCAACGTGACAGAGATCCACCGGGTGGGGAACACCACCAGCGTGCACTTCCGGCGGGAGGTGGAGACAGAGCCCATCCTGACCTACATCGAGGGGGTGTGTGTGCTGTGGTTTACGCTGGAGTTCCTGGTGCGCATCGTGTGCTGCCCCGACACGCTGGACTTTGTCAAGAACCTTCTCAACATCATTGACTTTGTGGCCATCCTGCCCTTCTACCTGGAGGTGGGACTGAGCGGCCTGTCATCCAAGGCGGCCCGAGACGTGCTGGGCTTCCTGCGCGTGGTGCGCTTCGTCCGAATCCTGCGCATCTTCAAGCTCACGCGCCACTTTGTGGGGCTGCGCGTGCTGGGCCACACCCTGCGTGCCAGCACCAACGAGTTCCTGCTGCTCATCATCTTCCTGGCCCTGGGCGTGCTCATCTTCGCCACCATGATCTACTATGCTGAGCGCATTGGCGCCAGGCCCTCTGACCCGCGGGGCAATGACCACACTGACTTCAAGAACATCCCCATCGGCTTCTGGTGGGCCGTGGTCACCATGACGACCCTAGGCTATGGGGACATGTACCCCAAGACGTGGTCAGGCATGCTGGTTGGGGCGCTGTGTGCACTGGCTGGCGTGCTCACCATCGCTATGCCCGTGCCAGTCATTGTCAACAACTTCGGCATGTACTACTCCCTGGCCATGGCCAAGCAGAAGCTgcctaagaaaagaaagaagcacgTACCACGGCCGCCCCAGCTTGAGTCACCCATTTACTGCAAGTCGGAGGACACCTCACCCCGGGACAGCACCTACAGTGACgccagcccccctgccccagaagaGGGTATGGTTGAGAGGAAACGGGCAG ACTCCAAGCAGAATGGCGATGCCAACGCGGTGCTGTCAGACGAGGAGGGAGCTGGCCTCACCCagcccctggcctctgcccccacccctgaggAGCGCCGGGCCCTGCGACGCTCTGGCCTCCGAGACAAAAACAAGAAGGCAGCGgcctgcttcctgctcagcgcCGGGGACTATACCTGTGCCGACGGTAGTGTCCGGAAAG
- the KCNC4 gene encoding voltage-gated potassium channel KCNC4 isoform X2, with the protein MISSVCVSSYRGRKSGNKPPSKTCLKEEMAKGEASEKIIINVGGTRHETYRSTLRTLPGTRLAWLADPHPDPHPHPHPHPHPDGDGDGGARPGPDGGGGGGREFFFDRHPGVFAYVLNYYRTGKLHCPADVCGPLFEEELTFWGIDETDVEPCCWMTYRQHRDAEEALDIFESPDGGGGAAGPGEEAGEDERELALQRRGPHDGGAGAGPGGCRGWQPRMWALFEDPYSSRAARVVAFASLFFILVSITTFCLETHEAFNIDRNVTEIHRVGNTTSVHFRREVETEPILTYIEGVCVLWFTLEFLVRIVCCPDTLDFVKNLLNIIDFVAILPFYLEVGLSGLSSKAARDVLGFLRVVRFVRILRIFKLTRHFVGLRVLGHTLRASTNEFLLLIIFLALGVLIFATMIYYAERIGARPSDPRGNDHTDFKNIPIGFWWAVVTMTTLGYGDMYPKTWSGMLVGALCALAGVLTIAMPVPVIVNNFGMYYSLAMAKQKLPKKRKKHVPRPPQLESPIYCKSEDTSPRDSTYSDASPPAPEEGMVERKRADSKQNGDANAVLSDEEGAGLTQPLASAPTPEERRALRRSGLRDKNKKAAACFLLSAGDYTCADGSVRKETCHDALSPSYAQAEVLTLS; encoded by the exons ATGATCAGCTCGGTGTGCGTCTCCTCCTACCGCGGGCGCAAGTCGGGGAACAAGCCTCCGTCCAAAACATGTCTGAAGGAGGAGATGGCCAAGGGCGAGGCGTCGGAGAAGATCATCATCAACGTGGGCGGCACGCGACATGAGACCTACCGCAGCACCCTGCGCACCCTCCCGGGCACCCGCCTCGCCTGGCTGGCCGATCCCCatcccgacccccacccccacccccacccccacccccatcccgaCGGCGACGGCGACGGCGGGGCGCGGCCCGGGCccgatggcggcggcggcgggggccgcgAGTTCTTCTTCGACCGGCACCCGGGCGTGTTCGCCTACGTGCTCAACTACTACCGCACCGGCAAGCTGCACTGCCCGGCCGACGTGTGCGGGCCGCTCTTCGAGGAGGAGCTCACCTTCTGGGGCATCGACGAGACGGACGTGGAGCCCTGCTGCTGGATGACCTACCGGCAGCACCGCGACGCCGAGGAGGCGCTCGACATCTTCGAGAGCCCGgacgggggcggcggggcggcggggcccggcgAGGAGGCGGGCGAGGACGAGCGCGAGCTGGCCCTGCAGCGCCGGGGGCCGCACGACGGGGGCGCCGGCGCCGGGCCCGGGGGCTGCCGCGGCTGGCAGCCCCGCATGTGGGCGCTCTTCGAGGACCCCTACTCCTCCCGGGCGGCCAGG GTGGTGGCCTTCGCCTCTCTCTTCTTCATCCTGGTCTCCATCACCACCTTCTGCCTGGAGACCCATGAGGCCTTCAACATTGACCGCAACGTGACAGAGATCCACCGGGTGGGGAACACCACCAGCGTGCACTTCCGGCGGGAGGTGGAGACAGAGCCCATCCTGACCTACATCGAGGGGGTGTGTGTGCTGTGGTTTACGCTGGAGTTCCTGGTGCGCATCGTGTGCTGCCCCGACACGCTGGACTTTGTCAAGAACCTTCTCAACATCATTGACTTTGTGGCCATCCTGCCCTTCTACCTGGAGGTGGGACTGAGCGGCCTGTCATCCAAGGCGGCCCGAGACGTGCTGGGCTTCCTGCGCGTGGTGCGCTTCGTCCGAATCCTGCGCATCTTCAAGCTCACGCGCCACTTTGTGGGGCTGCGCGTGCTGGGCCACACCCTGCGTGCCAGCACCAACGAGTTCCTGCTGCTCATCATCTTCCTGGCCCTGGGCGTGCTCATCTTCGCCACCATGATCTACTATGCTGAGCGCATTGGCGCCAGGCCCTCTGACCCGCGGGGCAATGACCACACTGACTTCAAGAACATCCCCATCGGCTTCTGGTGGGCCGTGGTCACCATGACGACCCTAGGCTATGGGGACATGTACCCCAAGACGTGGTCAGGCATGCTGGTTGGGGCGCTGTGTGCACTGGCTGGCGTGCTCACCATCGCTATGCCCGTGCCAGTCATTGTCAACAACTTCGGCATGTACTACTCCCTGGCCATGGCCAAGCAGAAGCTgcctaagaaaagaaagaagcacgTACCACGGCCGCCCCAGCTTGAGTCACCCATTTACTGCAAGTCGGAGGACACCTCACCCCGGGACAGCACCTACAGTGACgccagcccccctgccccagaagaGGGTATGGTTGAGAGGAAACGGGCAG ACTCCAAGCAGAATGGCGATGCCAACGCGGTGCTGTCAGACGAGGAGGGAGCTGGCCTCACCCagcccctggcctctgcccccacccctgaggAGCGCCGGGCCCTGCGACGCTCTGGCCTCCGAGACAAAAACAAGAAGGCAGCGgcctgcttcctgctcagcgcCGGGGACTATACCTGTGCCGACGGTAGTGTCCGGAAAG